The following are encoded in a window of Carassius auratus strain Wakin chromosome 6, ASM336829v1, whole genome shotgun sequence genomic DNA:
- the gadd45ab gene encoding growth arrest and DNA-damage-inducible, alpha, b, protein MCNMTFEEPCGDNATERMDSVEKALEEVLTAALPQGCVTVGVYEAAKSLNVDPDNVVLCLLATDEEDVKDVALQIHFTLIQAFCCENDINILRVNNMTRLAEILEGVKPGGESMDLHCVLVTNPQSSTWKDPALSKLNRFCRDSRGLDQWVPVINLPER, encoded by the exons ATGTGCAATATGACTTTTGAAGAACCGTGTGGAGACAACGCAACGGAAAG AATGGACTCGGTTGAAAAGGCACTGGAAGAGGTCCTGACTGCTGCATTACCTCAGGGTTGCGTCACTGTGGGAGTTTACGAGGCAGCGAAGTCACTTAATGT GGACCCAGACAACGTGGTTTTATGTCTGCTGGCCACAGACGAGGAGGATGTGAAAGACGTCGCGCTCCAGATTCATTTTACCTTGATTCAAGCATTCTGCTGCGAGAACGACATCAATATCTTACGAGTGAACAACATGACACGCCTGGCAGAGATCCTGGAAGGCGTGAAACCGGGAGGAGAGTCGATGGACCTCCACTGCGTATTAGTCACC AATCCACAGTCATCCACGTGGAAGGATCCAGCCCTCAGCAAACTGAATCGATTCTGCAGAGACAGTCGGGGATTGGATCAGTGGGTGCCAGTTATCAATCTCCCCGAAAGATGA
- the sec16b gene encoding protein transport protein Sec16B: MMESRGQGWQTPGYQYQSSNRDDHYRSSHQTPYYYPPTDPRGRERPWPHVDPRYGGYMASPPPKPEYIPGYSSAYASNQPSHLRPHSRQEYDYPASNYWPYREDYGYYDYHGYHRSQYNSPDGGGWRTEGYQGRGLQPESARASYLDQQGYSHRTDSHYNHGVSERQHRESMENENGDGSGEVYDSGALANSKASGLSSSSYELSQYINGAELSEPELIFHTDAVPKEVAPLKFCIPHVAVSFGPSGQLVWVSPALASEGEPAQVELHSLEVILCDTHEQQDMRDFPGPLAREDLHKVDAINFALQMSEKCLKDNKSEDATSAALLWHLLILLCRQNGRIMGSDVAELLMRDSSSLGACGVSGDGDGETLIDLSETPTSEKETLNFADLLTGYPSTNKEAEEQNLHRYTKLLLSGRKKEALESAMQSGLWGHALFLASKMDSRSYNTVLSRFTGSLAPSDPLQTLFQLLSGRIPAVSMSWSSEKWGDWRPHLAVLLSNETGDPLIHHRSIISMGDTLASRDMLYASQICYLTAQCPFGWYTNRSERLVLLGSKQSVLFSKFCHNSAIRCTELFEYCQRLGNAEFIVPAFQVYKFLYACRLLDCGLVSQAFHYCELVAKALLKIEEPHVVLQGELIKLVDRLKYSESQLSDIGQPFLDPDWLVQIRCRHQAILEGSYCSETHQSPVGETTWTHEESNTCPDFTEGFQTDVINHTSTENETSNPPQSMTPNTDAGFQESYSTVSHSYSSEEQTPKTVAPVPLYPTQLHPVFPVEMSGPPQVSVDQGYSNLDSSSKNDNFYTAASTFPERSYNNTDGDFSSAAIMGAAENDAMTDSVNQSGTIPYEDNQRESSTQSAKPSKPGWFSGWFKSKPKEDPKEKIPEPTTTESTASFPFPSPPPPFPKASQPQLSGINPFSRRAGQKLPGAMSQNQGSISQGP, encoded by the exons ATGATGGAGTCCAGAGGGCAAGGCTGGCAAACGCCAGGCTATCAGTACCAGTCTAGTAACAGAGATGACCACTACAGATCCTCCCATCAAACACCGTATTACTACCCACCTACAGACccgagagggagagaaagaccgTGGCCTCATGTGGATCCTCGCTATGGAGGCTACATGGCCAGTCCTCCTCCTAAACCAGAGTATATTCCTGGATATAGTAGCGCTTATGCATCAAACCAACCATCACACCTCAGACCTCACTCCAG GCAGGAATATGACTACCCCGCGTCCAACTACTGGCCCTACAGAGAAGACTACGGGTATTATGACTATCATGGTTATCACAGATCACAATACAACTCCCCAG ATGGTGGTGGCTGGAGAACAGAGGGGTATCAGGGCAGAGGACTGCAGCCGGAGTCAGCAAGAGCTTCGTACTTAGATCAGCAGGG CTATAGCCATAGGACCGACAGTCATTATAACCATGGTGTCTCAGAGAGACAGCACAGAGAAAGCATGGAAAATGAAAATGGAGATGGAAGTGGAGAG GTGTATGATAGTGGAGCTCTTGCCAACTCTAAAGCTTCAGGTCTGTCCTCGAGCAGCTATGAGCTCAGTCAGTACATCAATGGAGCTGAACTGAGTGAGCCTGAGCTCATATTTCACACAG ATGCTGTACCCAAGGAGGTGGCTCCACTGAAGTTCTGCATCCCTCATGTGGCAGTGAGCTTTGGGCCTTCGGGTCAGCTGGTATGGGTCAGTCCAGCCCTTGCCTCTGAGGGGGAGCCTGCTCAAGTGGAACTCCACAGTCTGGAG GTAATTCTCTGTGACACACATGAACAGCAGGATATGAGAGATTTTCCTGGACCACTGGCTAG ggaagatttgcataaggTGGATGCCATTAATTTTGCCCTCCAAATGTCGGAGAAATGTTTGAAGGATAACAAATCAGAAGATGCCACTTCTGCTGCCCTCTTGTGGCATCTACTAATCTTGCTGTGCAGACAGAATGGA AGAATCATGGGTTCAGATGTTGCAGAACTGCTGATGAGGGACTCCAGTTCTCTGGGTGCGTGTGGGGTCTCTGGTGATGGAGATGGAGAAACTCTCATTGATCTGAGTGAAACACCCACATCAGAAAAAGAGACCCTCAACTTTGCCGACCTCCTGACTGGATATCCATCAACTAACAAAGAGGCTGAAGAGCAAAACCTTCACAGATACACAAAACTATTGCTGTCTGGCAGAAAGAAG GAGGCGCTAGAGTCAGCCATGCAGAGTGGTCTTTGGGGTCATGCTTTATTTCTGGCTAGCAAAATGGACAGCAGATCCTACAACACAGTGCTGAGCAG GTTTACAGGGAGTCTGGCTCCTAGTGACCCTCTGCAAACCCTCTTCCAGCTGCTCTCTGGGAGGATTCCAGCTGTTTCCATG TCCTGGAGTAGTGAGAAGTGGGGAGACTGGCGACCACACTTGGCTGTTTTGCTTTCCAATGAGACAGGAGACCCCTTGATACATCACAGGTCCATCATCTCCATGGGTGATACCCTAG CCTCAAGGGATATGCTGTATGCCTCCCAGATCTGCTACCTCACGGCTCAGTGTCCCTTCGGCTGGTACACAAACAGATCAGAACGCCTCGTGCTTCTGGGCAGCAAGCAAAG TGTTCTGTTTTCCAAGTTCTGTCACAACTCTGCCATCCGCTGTACTGAACTCTTTGAGTACTGCCAGAGGCTTGGAAATGCTGAATTTATCGTTCCTGCTTTTCAG GTGTATAAATTCTTATATGCATGCCGGTTGCTGGACTGTGGTCTGGTTTCTCAGGCTTTCCACTACTGTGAGTTGGTGGCAAAAGCTCTGCTCAAGATAGAGGAACCCCATGTGGTGTTGCAGGGAGAGCTTATtaaa TTGGTGGACAGGCTGAAGTACTCCGAGTCACAGCTCAGTGACATAGGTCAGCCTTTCCTGGATCCCGACTGGCTGGTGCAGATTCGCTGCAGACACCAGGCCATACTG gaGGGGAGCTACTGTAGTGAAACCCATCAGTCACCAGTTGGGGAGACAACTTGGACTCATGAGGAGAGCAACACGTGTCCAG ATTTTACAGAAGGCTTCCAGACAGATGTCATTAACCACACTAGCACTGAAAACGAAACCTCGAACCCACCTCAATCTATGACACCTAACACTGATGCTGGGTTTCAGGAGTCTTACTCTACAGTGAGCCACTCTTACTCTTCTGAAGAACAGACTCCTAAGACCGTGGCTCCAGTGCCACTGTACCCGACCCAGCTGCACCCAGTCTTCCCTGTGGAAATGTCTGGGCCTCCACAAGTTTCAGTGGACCAAGGCTACTCTAATCTTGATAGCAGCAGTAAAAATGACAACTTTTACACTGCTGCTTCTACTTTCCCTGAAAGAAGCTACAATAATACAG ATGGTGACTTTTCTTCTGCTGCAATAATG GGTGCTGCTGAAAACGACGCTATGACTGATAGCGTTAATCAGTCTGGGACAATTCCATACGAGGACAACCAGAGAGAATCTAGCACACAATCAGCAAAG CCCTCTAAGCCTGGATGGTTCAGTGGCTGGTTCAAGTCTAAGCCTAAAGAAGACCCAAAAGAAAAAATCCCAGAACCCACCACTACG GAATCAACAGCCAGCTTTCCTTTCCCTTCTCCTCCACCACCCTTCCCAAAGGCATCACAGCCCCAACTCAGTGGGATCAATCCTTTTTCTAGGAGAGCTG GACAAAAATTGCCTGGGGCAATGAGTCAGAATCAAGGGTCCATTTCACAG GGTCCCTAA
- the LOC113097717 gene encoding zinc finger protein 648, producing the protein MDNMNELWNSTAFTENVYISKRSIRKILISKRHYLPVESNISDTVKMNYNLPREEDICTSTSRNERKTKKIRIQENSGTQATCHFPQKCSEQSHEEDREVDITDVKAEPGSDSRLNHEHLEATSITNVKVKQEVDITVPCELAAIPRDQQGTVGDKCETEGKEAGSSQKQVLKNNLVFAGMKKRGIEGDMENRPYKCPYCSWAFKKSSNLLSHINTHQGLKPHVCDLCGKAYSHQGTLQQHKRLHTGERPYQCPFCEKSYIWSSDFHKHIRTHTGEKPYNCEECGKDFVRSSDLRKHERNMHTNNKPFLCKQCGQTFNKPLSLLRHERTHLGERPFVCPECGKAFALASRMTEHRKIHSGVRPYTCSICSKAFTKSSNLAEHLTVHSGVRPHKCSECGVAFATASRLVRHQRIHAAVRSNHCQSCDLSFSHPAALRKHQKQHGEGTIFVCGQCSKSFPQDSLLTEHMQSHADAAIHIT; encoded by the coding sequence ATGGATAATATGAATGAGCTGTGGAATTCAACAGCTTTTACAGAAAATGTCTACATCTCAAAACGAAGTATTAGAAAGATTCTCATCAGCAAGAGGCATTATCTGCCTGTGGAGAGTAACATTTCTGACACTGTGAAAATGAACTATAATCTACCCAGGGAAGAGGACATCTGTACTTCGACCAGTCGCAatgaaagaaaaactaaaaaaatacgAATCCAAGAGAATTCAGGGACTCAAGCTACATGCCACTTTCCTCAGAAATGTTCTGAACAATCCCATGAAGAGGATAGAGAAGTTGATATAACTGATGTGAAGGCTGAGCCTGGATCTGATTCCCGACTGAATCATGAGCACTTGGAAGCAACCAGCATCACCAACGTAAAAGTGAAACAGGAGGTGGATATAACTGTGCCATGTGAACTGGCAGCGATTCCAAGAGATCAGCAGGGGACTGTGGGGGATAAATGCGAGACTGAGGGAAAGGAAGCAGGTTCTTCTCAGAAGcaggttttaaaaaataatttggtcTTTGCAGGCATGAAGAAGCGAGGGATAGAGGGAGACATGGAAAACCGCCCGTACAAGTGCCCATACTGCAGCTGGGCTTTCAAAAAGTCCAGCAACCTGTTGAGCCATATCAACACTCACCAGGGTCTTAAACCACACGTTTGTGACCTGTGTGGGAAGGCCTACTCGCACCAAGGAACTCTTCAGCAGCACAAGCGGCTCCACACGGGCGAACGACCGTACCAATGCCCATTTTGTGAGAAAAGCTACATTTGGTCCTCTGACTTCCACAAACACATCCGAAcgcacaccggagagaagccgtACAACTGTGAGGAATGTGGCAAGGATTTTGTGCGTTCCTCAGACCTGCGGAAGCACGAGCGCAACATGCACACCAACAACAAGCCTTTCCTCTGCAAGCAGTGCGGCCAAACCTTCAACAAACCCCTGTCTCTTCTCCGTCACGAGCGCACGCATTTGGGTGAGAGGCCCTTTGTTTGCCCGGAGTGTGGGAAAGCATTTGCCCTGGCCAGTCGCATGACAGAGCACAGGAAAATCCACAGCGGCGTGCGTCCCTACACCTGCTCCATTTGCTCCAAAGCATTCACCAAGTCCTCCAACCTCGCTGAACATCTCACAGTTCACAGCGGAGTGCGGCCGCACAAGTGCTCAGAGTGTGGGGTGGCATTCGCTACGGCGTCCCGGCTAGTGCGACACCAGCGTATTCACGCAGCTGTGCGCTCCAATCACTGCCAAAGCTGCGATCTGTCATTCAGCCACCCTGCAGCACTCAGGAAGCATCAGAAGCAGCATGGAGAGGGTACAATCTTTGTATGTGGGCAGTGCAGTAAGTCTTTCCCCCAGGATTCCCTGCTTACAGAACACATGCAAAGCCATGCAGATGCTGCGATTCATATTACTTAA